One genomic segment of Mycolicibacterium chubuense NBB4 includes these proteins:
- a CDS encoding MMPL family transporter: MLHRIVLSAIAAPRRIIAVAALLFVGAAVFGLPAVDRLTAGGFQDPSSESARAARTLTDTFGRGGLQLVFTVTDPAGADSDAARAAGREIADRLSASPHVVSAVSAWSPPAPPALVSRDGRSGLVIAEMRGGEDTAPRHAQALADEVADTIAPRYPGVSVLAGGSATVFAQITSQTQHDVLVMEAIAVPLSFLVLVWVFRGLLAAAVPVAVGALAIAGSLAVLRVVVTWTDVSIFALNLTTALGLALAIDYTLLIVSRYRDELAGGADRDQALITTMTTAGRTVVFSALTVALSLAAMVLFPMYFLKSFAYAGVATVVLCASAAIVVTPAAIALLGSRLDALGLPRVARESSAAPRSTQQMFWYRSTTWVMRRAVAVVTVGAVLLLGLGLPFLRVSWGLPDDRVLPRSASAHQVGDMVRSRFADNSEATVTVVVPDATGLTYQDYRRYAIEVSRLPDVSVVSTPDGTFAAGQEIGPGGAGAGAQDGSAFLTVGSSAPVFSAQSRDQLDRLHALAGPGGRDVELAGLAQISRDSVHAITARLPTVLLAIAVVTFLLLFLLTGSVVVPLKALLLNTLSLTAAFGALVWIFQEGHLGAFGTTPTGTLVAEMPVLLFCIAFGLSMDYEVFLIARIREAWLAGDGTRADSDESVAVGLAHTGRVVTAAALVMSMSFGALIAAQVSFMRMFGLGLTLAVLIDATLVRMMLLPALMHLMGRWNWWAPAPLARLHSRIGFVESASGK, translated from the coding sequence GTGCTGCACCGAATCGTGTTGTCGGCCATCGCCGCACCGCGGCGCATCATCGCCGTGGCGGCGCTGCTGTTCGTCGGCGCGGCGGTGTTCGGGCTGCCGGCGGTGGACAGGCTCACCGCCGGCGGCTTCCAGGACCCGTCCTCGGAGTCGGCGCGGGCGGCCCGCACGCTCACCGACACGTTCGGCCGCGGCGGCCTGCAGCTGGTGTTCACGGTCACCGACCCGGCGGGTGCCGACAGCGACGCGGCCCGGGCCGCGGGCCGGGAGATTGCCGACCGGCTGTCGGCCAGCCCGCACGTCGTGAGCGCGGTGTCGGCGTGGAGCCCGCCCGCACCGCCGGCGCTTGTCAGCAGAGACGGTCGCTCCGGTCTGGTCATCGCCGAGATGCGCGGCGGCGAGGACACCGCACCGCGGCACGCCCAGGCCCTCGCCGACGAGGTGGCCGACACCATCGCGCCCCGGTACCCCGGGGTGTCGGTGCTCGCCGGCGGTTCGGCGACGGTCTTCGCGCAGATCACCTCCCAGACCCAGCACGACGTGCTGGTCATGGAGGCCATCGCGGTCCCGCTGAGCTTCCTGGTGCTGGTGTGGGTGTTTCGCGGGCTGCTGGCGGCCGCTGTGCCGGTCGCCGTGGGCGCGCTGGCGATCGCCGGATCGCTGGCGGTGCTGCGGGTGGTCGTGACGTGGACCGACGTGTCGATCTTCGCCCTGAACCTGACCACCGCACTGGGGCTCGCGCTGGCCATCGACTACACGCTGCTGATCGTCAGCCGGTACCGCGACGAGCTCGCCGGCGGCGCCGACCGGGACCAGGCGCTGATCACGACGATGACGACGGCCGGCCGCACCGTGGTGTTCTCGGCGCTGACCGTCGCGCTGTCGCTGGCGGCGATGGTGCTGTTCCCGATGTACTTCCTGAAATCGTTCGCCTACGCGGGCGTGGCCACGGTGGTGCTGTGCGCGTCCGCGGCGATCGTCGTGACGCCGGCGGCCATCGCGCTGCTGGGGTCCCGCCTCGACGCGCTCGGCCTGCCCCGGGTCGCGCGGGAATCGTCCGCCGCACCCCGGTCGACGCAGCAGATGTTCTGGTACCGGTCGACGACGTGGGTCATGCGCCGGGCGGTCGCGGTCGTCACCGTGGGGGCGGTGCTGCTGCTCGGTCTCGGCCTGCCGTTCCTGCGGGTGTCGTGGGGGCTGCCCGACGACCGGGTGCTGCCCCGGTCCGCGTCGGCCCACCAGGTCGGCGACATGGTCCGGTCCCGCTTCGCCGACAACTCGGAGGCGACCGTGACCGTCGTCGTGCCCGACGCCACCGGCCTGACCTATCAGGACTACCGGCGCTACGCGATCGAGGTGTCGCGGCTGCCCGACGTGTCGGTCGTCAGCACCCCCGACGGGACGTTCGCCGCCGGTCAGGAGATCGGCCCCGGCGGCGCCGGCGCCGGCGCCCAGGACGGCTCGGCGTTCCTGACCGTCGGCAGCAGCGCGCCGGTGTTCTCCGCGCAGTCGCGCGACCAACTCGACCGTCTGCACGCACTGGCCGGTCCGGGTGGCCGCGACGTCGAACTGGCCGGTCTCGCACAGATCAGCCGCGACAGCGTGCACGCCATCACCGCGCGCCTGCCCACGGTGCTGCTCGCCATCGCCGTGGTCACGTTCCTGCTGCTGTTCCTGCTGACCGGCAGCGTCGTGGTCCCGCTCAAGGCGCTGCTGCTCAACACCCTGTCGCTGACCGCGGCGTTCGGCGCGCTGGTGTGGATCTTCCAGGAGGGCCATCTCGGCGCCTTCGGGACCACGCCCACCGGAACGCTGGTCGCCGAAATGCCGGTGCTGCTGTTCTGCATCGCCTTCGGTCTGTCGATGGACTACGAGGTCTTCCTCATCGCCCGGATCCGGGAAGCGTGGCTGGCCGGTGACGGCACCCGCGCCGACAGCGACGAGAGCGTCGCCGTCGGGCTGGCCCACACCGGTCGCGTCGTGACGGCCGCCGCGCTGGTGATGTCGATGTCGTTCGGAGCGCTGATCGCGGCCCAGGTGTCGTTCATGCGGATGTTCGGCCTCGGCCTCACCCTGGCGGTGCTGATCGACGCCACCCTCGTGCGGATGATGCTGCTTCCTGCGCTGATGCACCTGATGGGGCGGTGGAACTGGTGGGCGCCCGCGCCACTGGCGCGGCTGCACAGCCGCATAGGTTTCGTCGAATCTGCTTCGGGGAAGTGA
- a CDS encoding polyprenyl synthetase family protein — protein sequence MAGVASVGAGRTTWRESGLRDGEWAGTRLVSQGVRPPVASAGLLAWRNELRSTVRGHLAEFVRAECVGRLAAANVDIASELLSGFLDGGKYVRSTFMYLGWLCGAGESDAALRASASLELLHAFALIQDDVMDGSPLRRARPSAHVSFARWHRDRALAGSPDRFGESAAILLGDLCLVWAEQMLRRSGVGAGALARVWSRYDDMRTELAIGQFSDLVNSSHTLPTLEEVLDVLRRKSGNYTVRRPLEIGAAMAGCDNGVIDALSGYGEAIGEAFQLRDDILGVFGSPSLTGKSAGTDLEERKATSVIIAAYELADGSLREQLLDMMCRAHIDAAAAERWRNLIVASGAVQWIEDLIADRHARAVDILDNAAIGDMPRTALADMAFACTQRAA from the coding sequence ATGGCTGGTGTCGCGTCGGTCGGGGCCGGTCGCACGACCTGGAGGGAGTCGGGGTTGAGGGACGGCGAGTGGGCGGGAACGCGCCTGGTCAGCCAGGGTGTTCGGCCGCCGGTGGCGTCGGCCGGCCTGCTGGCCTGGCGCAACGAACTGCGGTCGACGGTCCGTGGGCACCTCGCCGAGTTCGTGCGCGCCGAATGCGTCGGCCGCCTCGCCGCGGCCAACGTCGACATCGCCTCCGAACTGCTGAGCGGCTTCCTCGACGGCGGCAAGTACGTCCGCTCGACGTTCATGTACCTGGGCTGGCTGTGCGGAGCCGGTGAGAGCGACGCCGCGCTGCGGGCGTCGGCCAGCCTCGAGCTCCTGCACGCGTTCGCACTGATCCAGGACGACGTGATGGACGGGTCGCCGCTGCGGCGGGCCCGGCCGTCGGCGCACGTGTCGTTCGCCCGGTGGCACCGGGACCGCGCGCTGGCCGGCTCCCCGGACCGGTTCGGCGAGTCCGCCGCGATCCTGCTCGGCGACCTGTGTCTGGTGTGGGCCGAGCAGATGCTGCGGCGCAGCGGCGTCGGCGCCGGCGCCCTGGCGCGGGTGTGGTCCCGCTACGACGACATGCGTACCGAGCTGGCGATCGGACAGTTCTCCGATTTGGTCAACAGTTCTCACACCCTGCCCACCCTCGAGGAGGTTCTCGACGTGCTGCGTCGCAAGTCAGGCAACTACACCGTGCGGCGGCCGCTGGAGATCGGCGCCGCGATGGCCGGCTGCGACAACGGCGTCATCGACGCCCTCTCCGGGTACGGGGAGGCGATCGGGGAGGCCTTCCAGCTGCGCGACGACATCCTCGGTGTGTTCGGAAGTCCCTCGCTGACAGGGAAATCCGCGGGAACCGACCTGGAGGAACGCAAGGCCACCAGCGTCATCATCGCCGCCTACGAGCTGGCCGACGGGTCGCTGCGCGAGCAACTGCTCGACATGATGTGCCGCGCGCACATCGACGCCGCCGCCGCCGAGCGGTGGCGCAACCTCATCGTCGCCAGCGGCGCCGTGCAATGGATCGAGGATCTGATCGCCGACCGGCACGCCCGCGCCGTCGATATCCTCGACAACGCCGCCATCGGTGACATGCCACGAACGGCGTTGGCGGACATGGCTTTCGCGTGCACGCAGAGGGCCGCCTGA
- the crtI gene encoding phytoene desaturase family protein: protein MRTVSGRTDRVVVVGAGLSGLSAALQLAGRGRAVTVVERGSHPGGRVGRADLLGYKIDTGPTVLTMPDIIDDAFAAVGDTLADRLPLDPVQPAYQAKFADGSAVSVHTEAAAMASEIERFAGREEADGYLRLREWLTKLYRTEFDGFIGANFDSPLSLLTPQLARLAALGGFRGWERMVRRFISDERLLRVFTFQALYAGVPPQSALAAYAVIAYMDTVAGVYFPRGGMRALPDAMAAAAADAGVEFIYDATVSELEFSGSRVTAVRTVDGGRVPADAVVLTTELPDTYRLVRCTPRRPLRLRAAPSAVVAHIGCAAVGDRAGHHTILFGDAWKQTFRDIIDDGRVMRDPSLLVTRPTGGDPSLAPVGRDLLYVLAPAPNTEIGIVDWDSAAAGYVEQMLAEVRSRMPGVGDDAEVLHVVTPADWRRQGMAAGSPFALAHTFAQTGPFRPANTVRGVDNVVLAGSSTVPGVGVPTAILSGRLAADRITGTSARHPTSEVNRS from the coding sequence ATGCGCACCGTGAGTGGACGCACCGACCGGGTCGTGGTCGTCGGCGCCGGACTGTCCGGGCTGTCTGCGGCGCTGCAGCTCGCCGGTCGCGGCCGCGCGGTCACCGTGGTCGAGCGCGGCAGCCATCCGGGTGGCCGGGTCGGCCGGGCCGACCTCCTCGGGTACAAGATCGACACGGGCCCAACGGTTCTGACGATGCCCGACATCATCGACGATGCGTTCGCCGCGGTCGGCGACACCCTGGCCGACCGGCTGCCGTTGGACCCGGTGCAACCGGCGTACCAAGCGAAGTTCGCCGACGGGAGTGCGGTGTCGGTGCACACCGAGGCCGCCGCGATGGCCTCCGAGATCGAGCGGTTCGCCGGCCGCGAGGAGGCCGACGGCTATCTGCGGTTGCGGGAGTGGCTGACCAAGCTGTACCGCACCGAGTTCGACGGGTTCATCGGCGCCAACTTCGACTCGCCGTTGTCGCTGCTGACTCCGCAGCTGGCCCGGCTGGCCGCGCTGGGCGGCTTCCGCGGCTGGGAACGCATGGTGCGCCGCTTCATCTCCGACGAGCGGCTGCTGCGGGTGTTCACGTTCCAGGCCCTCTACGCGGGGGTGCCCCCGCAGAGCGCGCTGGCCGCGTACGCGGTGATCGCGTACATGGACACCGTGGCCGGCGTCTACTTCCCGCGCGGGGGCATGCGCGCGCTGCCCGACGCCATGGCCGCCGCGGCCGCCGACGCCGGCGTTGAATTCATCTACGATGCAACGGTTTCCGAGCTCGAATTCAGCGGATCCCGGGTCACCGCCGTGCGGACCGTCGACGGCGGCCGGGTGCCGGCCGACGCCGTCGTGCTGACCACCGAGCTGCCCGACACGTATCGGCTCGTGCGGTGCACCCCGCGCCGGCCGCTGCGCCTGCGGGCCGCGCCGTCGGCCGTCGTCGCCCACATCGGGTGTGCGGCGGTGGGGGACCGTGCCGGCCACCACACGATCCTGTTCGGTGACGCCTGGAAGCAGACCTTCCGCGACATCATCGACGACGGCCGCGTGATGCGCGATCCGTCACTGCTCGTGACCCGCCCGACCGGGGGAGACCCCTCACTTGCCCCGGTCGGGCGGGATCTTCTCTACGTGCTCGCCCCGGCGCCCAACACCGAGATCGGCATCGTGGACTGGGACAGCGCGGCAGCGGGTTACGTCGAGCAGATGCTCGCCGAGGTGCGATCCCGCATGCCCGGTGTCGGTGACGACGCCGAGGTGCTGCACGTCGTCACCCCCGCCGACTGGCGCAGGCAGGGGATGGCCGCGGGCAGCCCGTTCGCACTCGCGCACACCTTCGCCCAGACCGGCCCCTTCCGGCCGGCCAACACCGTCCGCGGTGTCGACAACGTCGTGCTGGCGGGCTCCTCGACCGT